A stretch of the Marmota flaviventris isolate mMarFla1 chromosome 12, mMarFla1.hap1, whole genome shotgun sequence genome encodes the following:
- the C12H1orf53 gene encoding uncharacterized protein C1orf53 homolog, producing MDQIQNYDIATRISFVQPLYSHFHTPISTKTNFMCRGGAALLGGASALPWRHISSLRSPPRYRGGSLARLQARAPALFSGVAPRGRRPAPGLRSPPCRAREGRSASQRPAAAMAAKAASQVRAWAGAALRRPAHTARPPVPLWVGTGFRQRLGLTLDSAEGDHGGSTPGSQGGPDGAAKLSANEELTAAEQQIAELHAAACATGQLNYVDPATGYTVLTRIAHLQRGSCCGSACRHCPYGQVNVKDPSKKKKFNSYFYV from the exons ATGGACCAGATACAGAACTATGACATTGCCACAAGGATCTCCTTTGTTCAACCCCTTTACAGTCACTTCCACACTCCCATCTCCACCAAAACAAATTTCAT GTGCAGAGGCGGGGCCGCACTTCTCGGCGGCGCCTCCGCACTTCCTTGGCGCCACATTAGCAGCCTCCGGAGTCCACCTAGGTACCGCGGGGGCAGCCTGGCAAGGCTCCAGGCCCGCGCCCCCGCCCTTTTTTCCGGGGTGGCTCCGCGCGGCCGGCGTCCTGCACCAGGCTTGCGCTCGCCTCCCTGCCGGGCGCGGGAAGGGCGCTCCGCCTCCCAAAGGCCAGCGGCGGCCATGGCGGCCAAGGCGGCCAGTCAGGTCCGGGCGTGGGCGGGCGCCGCGCTCCGCAGGCCAGCCCACACCGCCCGGCCACCAGTCCCTCTCTGGGTCGGCACAGGGTTCCGACAGCGTCTGGGCCTCACGCTGGATTCGGCAGAGGGAGACCACGGCGGGTCCACGCCCGGCTCGCAAGGCGGGCCCGATGGAGCAGCAAAGCTCTCGGCGAACGAAGAGTTAACCGCAGCGGAACAGCAGATCGCGGAGCTGCACGCCGCCGCCTGCGCG ACTGGCCAGCTTAACTATGTGGACCCAGCTACTGGCTACACGGTGCTCACACGGATAGCCCACTTGCAGAGAGGTTCCTGCTGTGGCTCCGCCTGTAGACAC tgtccATATGGTCAAGTCAATGTTAAAGATccatctaaaaagaagaaattcaattcatatttttatgtttga